A DNA window from Natronosalvus rutilus contains the following coding sequences:
- a CDS encoding AzlD domain-containing protein has protein sequence MTGGYNSQTILLVILTAGVGTLVLRLSFILLFGRLDRIPPQVIGILRFVPAAVLAALIVPAIVVLSVEPSFGLSFEWPMLLAGAIAAIIAWRTENVLATIGIGMIALWTFQISL, from the coding sequence GTGACGGGCGGCTACAACTCCCAGACTATACTGCTAGTTATTCTGACCGCAGGCGTAGGGACTCTGGTACTTCGTCTTTCGTTCATCCTGTTGTTCGGTCGCCTCGATCGGATCCCACCGCAGGTTATCGGTATTCTCAGGTTTGTTCCTGCAGCCGTGCTGGCGGCGTTGATCGTCCCCGCGATAGTCGTGCTCTCAGTTGAGCCATCGTTCGGACTCAGCTTCGAGTGGCCGATGCTTCTCGCAGGGGCCATAGCGGCGATCATCGCCTGGCGAACCGAGAACGTTCTGGCGACGATTGGGATTGGTATGATCGCACTCTGGACGTTTCAGATCAGTCTGTGA
- a CDS encoding hydroxyacid-oxoacid transhydrogenase — protein sequence MFDPETVWTFDAADRVSFGVGAAEELSDELDAFKPESVLFVSDAGVVDAGIVSHLTEQLPANLDYEVYGEVEPEPDVDVFRDALEYARDVGPDVVVGVGGGSAMDAAKTIGALIEADDGPLSYVAPPTGDGKAVPESGRPTVCVPTTAGTGAETSPATVISLPDRDTKVGISSRYQYPDLALLDPTLTVSLPPAQTASSGMDALAQAIEAYTVRRFDQKPRAQSPGERPDYGGRTPLTDSFALQAIDLLSENIRSAVGNGENLDARSGMLLGSFLAGLAYTNAGVTVNHAMAMAIGGKLHSPHGVTVAALLPASLEYNAAGLPERHERIAERLGVECFGDEESAGKRAATAVRRLASDLDLPDGLSSFGATPADVTPFAERTMQLERLTSGNPRGLSLADIEAMIERSL from the coding sequence ATGTTCGATCCGGAGACAGTCTGGACGTTCGACGCAGCTGATCGCGTCTCGTTCGGCGTCGGGGCGGCAGAGGAACTGAGTGACGAACTCGACGCGTTCAAGCCGGAGAGCGTACTGTTCGTCTCGGACGCTGGTGTCGTCGACGCCGGCATCGTCTCGCATCTGACAGAGCAACTCCCCGCTAACCTCGACTACGAGGTGTACGGCGAGGTCGAGCCGGAACCCGATGTTGACGTATTCCGCGACGCCCTTGAGTACGCACGCGACGTAGGACCGGACGTCGTGGTCGGCGTTGGTGGTGGGAGCGCGATGGATGCCGCGAAGACAATCGGTGCCCTCATCGAGGCGGACGACGGCCCGCTCTCTTACGTCGCACCGCCAACTGGCGACGGGAAGGCCGTCCCGGAATCGGGCCGACCCACAGTATGCGTCCCGACGACAGCAGGCACCGGCGCGGAGACGTCACCGGCGACCGTCATCTCGCTCCCAGATCGGGATACGAAGGTCGGCATCTCTAGCCGCTACCAGTATCCAGACCTCGCGCTACTCGACCCGACACTGACCGTGTCCCTTCCGCCGGCACAGACGGCATCGTCGGGAATGGACGCCCTCGCACAAGCGATCGAGGCGTACACCGTCCGTCGGTTCGACCAGAAGCCGCGTGCACAGAGTCCTGGTGAACGACCCGACTACGGCGGCCGTACGCCACTGACTGACTCGTTCGCCCTGCAGGCGATCGACCTCCTCTCTGAGAACATTCGTTCGGCGGTCGGAAACGGCGAGAACCTTGACGCTCGCTCCGGGATGCTCCTCGGGAGCTTTCTCGCAGGACTCGCGTACACGAATGCGGGTGTGACGGTCAACCACGCGATGGCGATGGCCATCGGCGGGAAGTTACACAGTCCACACGGCGTAACTGTCGCGGCGCTCCTCCCGGCGTCCCTCGAATACAACGCCGCAGGCCTGCCTGAGCGCCACGAGCGAATCGCGGAACGTCTTGGCGTCGAATGCTTTGGGGACGAGGAGTCCGCTGGCAAGCGAGCGGCGACTGCCGTCAGACGCCTGGCCTCCGACCTCGACCTCCCCGACGGCCTCTCGTCGTTCGGCGCCACACCCGCGGATGTGACGCCGTTCGCTGAACGGACGATGCAACTCGAACGGTTGACGTCCGGGAACCCTCGCGGCCTCTCGCTCGCTGATATTGAGGCGATGATCGAGCGGTCCCTCTGA
- a CDS encoding MFS transporter: MQWQYRHTVLTLCTLAFFVTMVARLAISPVVPDIVDDFGVSNAILGLALTLLWLSYSLAQFPSGVLADRFGERPIILLAIGGTGVATLLIVISPVFGLFLFSTLLLGCFAGLHYSVATTLLTRTYDDIGTAIGLHNTGSPVAGVLTPVVVAWIAVRYGWRPAVAVGALIAFPTLVLFFWRVRPTPPRRPSQPMRDRVDLKSVTDLLSRPPIAFTVFVAVACEFAWQATASFLPAFLAGYHGLSTTLAGMAFGAYFVIQGVVQIVVGNASDRVGRDPTIIGCLVASIAAFSVLVVGSGPVAVAVGVLLLGIGMSFMSALLPRFLDHLSSEEQGMGFGLVRTVYGVLGSTGSVGVGLLSDGFGWGIAFGFLAVPTGFALCALSLNAVLDWGY; this comes from the coding sequence ATGCAGTGGCAGTACCGACATACTGTCCTCACGCTCTGTACACTCGCGTTTTTCGTCACGATGGTGGCGCGGTTAGCCATCAGCCCGGTCGTACCTGACATCGTTGACGACTTCGGTGTGTCGAACGCGATTCTCGGCCTCGCACTAACACTGCTATGGCTATCGTACTCGCTCGCACAGTTTCCGAGCGGCGTTCTCGCGGATCGGTTCGGCGAGCGGCCAATCATCTTGCTCGCCATCGGCGGTACCGGAGTTGCAACGCTTCTCATTGTTATCTCGCCTGTGTTCGGCCTCTTCCTTTTCAGCACACTTCTGCTGGGGTGCTTCGCTGGATTGCACTACAGCGTCGCGACCACACTATTGACCAGAACCTATGACGACATCGGGACTGCGATTGGACTGCACAATACGGGCAGTCCAGTCGCGGGTGTGCTTACCCCGGTCGTCGTTGCTTGGATCGCCGTTCGCTACGGCTGGCGACCCGCTGTTGCAGTCGGAGCTCTCATTGCCTTCCCAACTCTCGTGCTGTTCTTCTGGCGAGTACGCCCGACGCCGCCCCGCCGACCGTCCCAACCGATGCGGGACCGCGTCGACCTTAAGTCGGTCACTGACCTACTCTCGCGCCCGCCGATTGCGTTCACAGTCTTTGTGGCCGTCGCCTGCGAGTTCGCTTGGCAGGCGACCGCTTCGTTTCTACCTGCGTTTCTCGCCGGATATCACGGACTGTCGACAACGCTGGCGGGTATGGCGTTTGGGGCATACTTCGTGATCCAAGGTGTCGTACAGATCGTCGTTGGGAACGCTTCCGACCGGGTCGGCCGGGACCCGACGATCATCGGTTGCCTCGTAGCCAGTATCGCTGCCTTCTCGGTCCTCGTGGTCGGATCCGGCCCTGTCGCCGTCGCTGTGGGCGTCCTCCTGCTTGGAATCGGAATGAGCTTTATGTCGGCACTGTTGCCCCGATTCCTCGATCACCTCTCGAGCGAGGAACAGGGAATGGGGTTCGGACTTGTTCGTACCGTCTACGGCGTCCTAGGCTCTACGGGGTCAGTAGGCGTTGGCCTGTTGTCTGACGGTTTCGGCTGGGGTATCGCGTTCGGTTTTCTGGCCGTCCCAACCGGGTTTGCGCTTTGTGCGCTCAGCCTCAATGCTGTTCTAGACTGGGGTTACTGA
- the lpdA gene encoding dihydrolipoyl dehydrogenase: protein MTASSRSDLVVIGGGPGGYVAAIRAAQLEIDVTLIDADALGGTCLNYGCIPSKALLSAAGLVHEASHRESAGIYADPYVEWSELLEWGSGIIDQLTGGVEQLCEAANVDLLAGRATFVDETELTVETSDGDERTVSFEHAIIATGSRPIELPGFPFENDRVMTSRDVFSLEELPRRLVIIGAGYIGLELATLFQKLGVDVTVLEYEDDVLPGWDDDLRQMIRSHVESLGVTFVFGELAADCTVDSSQVTVTTELDSGEKNYYEADRAIVAVGRQPVTDSVDLENAGIEVTDAGFIAIDGSCRTNLEHVFAVGDVAGEPMLAHKASAEGIVAAETIAGLDASIDDHVIPAVVFTDPEVATVGLSETAAAEAGFEPVVGRMPFGASGRALTTNSPEGFVRVVVDEPSGTLLGAQVVGEHASELAGELTLAITAEISAEAVAETVHAHPTLSESVMEACAAALGKAIHTT, encoded by the coding sequence ATGACTGCATCCAGTCGATCAGACCTGGTAGTGATTGGTGGAGGCCCTGGGGGCTACGTTGCCGCAATCCGAGCCGCACAGCTTGAGATAGACGTCACACTTATCGATGCCGACGCGCTCGGTGGAACTTGTCTCAACTACGGATGTATTCCGTCGAAAGCATTGTTGTCTGCCGCCGGATTAGTCCATGAGGCCAGCCACCGAGAGTCGGCCGGAATTTATGCCGATCCGTACGTAGAGTGGAGCGAACTCCTCGAGTGGGGGTCGGGCATTATCGACCAACTTACCGGCGGCGTCGAACAGCTCTGTGAGGCTGCTAATGTCGACCTCCTTGCAGGCCGTGCGACGTTCGTCGATGAAACCGAACTCACGGTCGAGACATCAGACGGTGATGAACGGACCGTCTCGTTCGAGCACGCCATCATCGCCACCGGAAGCCGGCCGATCGAGCTCCCCGGATTTCCGTTCGAGAATGACCGTGTCATGACTTCCAGAGACGTGTTCTCACTCGAGGAGCTGCCGCGAAGACTGGTCATTATAGGGGCGGGATACATCGGGCTCGAGCTGGCGACCCTGTTCCAGAAACTCGGCGTCGACGTAACCGTCCTCGAGTACGAGGACGACGTACTTCCCGGCTGGGACGACGACCTCCGACAGATGATCCGCTCGCATGTCGAATCGCTCGGCGTGACGTTCGTATTCGGGGAATTAGCCGCCGACTGCACGGTCGACAGCAGCCAGGTCACGGTGACGACCGAACTCGACAGCGGCGAGAAGAATTACTACGAGGCCGACCGGGCCATTGTCGCCGTCGGTCGGCAACCAGTCACCGATTCGGTCGACCTCGAAAACGCCGGTATTGAGGTGACTGACGCCGGATTTATCGCCATCGACGGCAGCTGTCGAACGAACCTAGAACACGTCTTTGCGGTGGGCGATGTCGCCGGCGAGCCGATGTTGGCGCACAAGGCCAGTGCCGAGGGCATCGTCGCCGCCGAAACAATCGCCGGGCTGGATGCGAGCATTGACGACCATGTGATTCCAGCGGTCGTCTTTACGGATCCCGAGGTTGCGACAGTCGGACTCTCCGAAACGGCCGCCGCAGAAGCCGGGTTTGAGCCGGTCGTCGGCCGAATGCCGTTTGGGGCGAGTGGCCGCGCGCTGACGACAAATAGCCCAGAGGGTTTCGTTCGCGTCGTCGTCGACGAACCATCTGGAACGCTCCTTGGTGCGCAGGTCGTCGGCGAGCATGCCTCCGAACTTGCCGGCGAACTCACGCTCGCGATCACCGCAGAGATCTCGGCCGAGGCGGTCGCGGAGACGGTCCATGCTCATCCTACCCTCTCGGAGAGCGTAATGGAAGCGTGTGCCGCCGCACTCGGAAAGGCTATTCACACCACATAG
- a CDS encoding Rieske (2Fe-2S) protein yields MVERFEICPANELPPGERTLVQLGNIPVGVFNIEGEYHAMQNVCPHQLAPLCEGEVTGTTSAPAVGEYEWECDGEIVRCPWHGWEFEISSGESVFNPHGVRTRTFETAVEGGNDADSQAAVKTDEAVSSECQREGTTLRGDEPPVNTYDVEVESETVVVYI; encoded by the coding sequence ATGGTCGAACGATTCGAAATATGTCCGGCGAACGAACTACCACCGGGTGAACGAACGCTCGTTCAGCTTGGCAACATTCCGGTCGGCGTGTTCAACATCGAGGGCGAGTACCACGCGATGCAAAATGTCTGTCCCCACCAGCTTGCGCCACTGTGTGAAGGTGAGGTAACAGGGACAACGAGCGCACCGGCCGTTGGCGAGTACGAGTGGGAGTGCGACGGAGAAATCGTCCGCTGCCCGTGGCACGGTTGGGAGTTCGAGATCTCCTCCGGTGAGTCGGTATTCAATCCTCACGGTGTGCGTACGCGAACGTTCGAGACTGCCGTCGAAGGTGGTAACGATGCCGACTCACAAGCAGCCGTGAAAACTGACGAGGCTGTCTCCTCTGAGTGTCAACGCGAGGGAACCACGTTACGCGGCGACGAACCGCCGGTCAATACCTACGACGTCGAAGTCGAATCCGAGACGGTCGTCGTCTACATCTGA
- a CDS encoding AzlC family ABC transporter permease produces MSARTDFVDGLRACAPLMLGMVPFAIITGVTAVNVGISPILAVAMSVVVFAGAAQLAAIDLIGQSAPIVVVVFTAIIVNLRFMMYSASIAPYLSRYSTLSKWFSAYVLTDLAYALSVTEFAETTPDERSRKWFYLGTAMMLWITWQVGTVVGVLLGANVPAGLSLEFAIPLTFMALLFPVLKGRPTAITALVAGFFAVITDPLPFNLGLVVAAGIGILVGVTVECLNGEFPSTQEFDDATDGGESA; encoded by the coding sequence ATGAGCGCACGCACTGATTTCGTCGATGGGCTGCGAGCATGTGCACCGTTGATGCTTGGGATGGTTCCATTCGCCATCATTACGGGGGTGACTGCGGTCAACGTCGGTATCTCGCCGATACTCGCCGTAGCGATGTCGGTAGTCGTCTTCGCGGGAGCGGCCCAGCTTGCTGCAATAGACCTGATCGGACAGTCAGCGCCGATTGTCGTCGTGGTCTTCACCGCGATTATCGTCAACCTCCGGTTTATGATGTACAGCGCTTCTATCGCCCCCTATCTCAGTCGTTACTCCACGTTGTCGAAATGGTTCAGCGCGTACGTACTCACGGATCTTGCCTACGCTTTGTCGGTTACCGAATTCGCTGAAACCACTCCCGACGAACGGAGCAGAAAGTGGTTCTATCTCGGCACCGCGATGATGCTCTGGATTACCTGGCAGGTCGGAACCGTCGTCGGCGTCCTCCTCGGCGCAAACGTTCCGGCGGGGCTCTCACTCGAGTTCGCAATTCCATTGACGTTCATGGCGTTGCTATTCCCCGTGTTAAAAGGTCGACCGACTGCGATTACCGCTCTCGTGGCCGGCTTTTTCGCTGTTATCACCGACCCGCTTCCGTTCAATCTCGGGCTCGTGGTGGCCGCGGGCATCGGTATCCTCGTAGGAGTCACCGTTGAATGCTTGAACGGTGAATTCCCTTCGACCCAGGAATTCGACGACGCCACTGACGGTGGTGAATCGGCGTGA
- a CDS encoding zinc-dependent alcohol dehydrogenase, with protein sequence MVLSEPGRLEPKEFSVPEAPDEGAVIEVEAASVCGTDLSLYKGTNDMGEFPMVLGHEVAGVVVDGAEETLNRWGVEVSDRVSPEPYLPCNDCEDCLQGHYHMCSEGRLYGITLSTDVDPGIWGGYGEYMYLHPKSRVHAVNDDVSPEAACLSSVVGNGVRWVSRKGQVDPGESVAIVGPGAQGLASTIVAKEAGADPLVVMGLSSDDENLHVASDIGATHTLYSDDPDAAERAKDVAGGSGFDVVIVTAPAEPAVNMAIDLVRPRGRLVQVGLLGEDATIPLNAIVSDEITLLGGRGQAGDVEKAMNVLERNAEDVARINSHTFGISEAETAINRQLPGDEFDSEIVHAVLVPDER encoded by the coding sequence ATGGTGTTATCCGAACCAGGTCGTCTCGAACCCAAGGAGTTCTCCGTCCCCGAAGCGCCCGATGAGGGCGCGGTAATCGAAGTAGAAGCGGCGTCGGTCTGCGGGACCGACCTCAGCCTCTATAAGGGTACGAATGATATGGGGGAGTTCCCGATGGTGCTCGGCCACGAGGTAGCCGGTGTCGTTGTCGACGGCGCCGAGGAAACCCTCAATAGGTGGGGTGTCGAGGTCAGCGACCGCGTCTCCCCCGAGCCATACCTCCCTTGCAACGACTGCGAGGACTGTCTCCAGGGGCACTACCACATGTGCTCCGAGGGCCGCCTCTACGGCATCACGCTCTCGACTGACGTCGACCCAGGCATTTGGGGCGGCTATGGCGAGTACATGTACCTCCATCCGAAGTCGCGCGTCCACGCCGTCAATGACGACGTTTCACCGGAGGCCGCATGTCTCAGTAGTGTCGTTGGGAACGGCGTCCGCTGGGTCAGCCGGAAGGGGCAGGTCGACCCGGGCGAGAGCGTCGCTATCGTCGGCCCAGGTGCGCAGGGGTTGGCGTCGACCATCGTCGCGAAGGAGGCTGGCGCCGACCCACTCGTCGTCATGGGGCTGTCGTCGGACGACGAAAATCTCCACGTCGCCTCCGATATCGGCGCGACCCACACGCTCTACAGCGACGACCCCGACGCCGCCGAGCGTGCGAAGGACGTTGCGGGCGGCTCTGGGTTCGACGTCGTCATTGTCACTGCCCCCGCCGAACCCGCCGTCAACATGGCTATCGACCTCGTCCGTCCGCGCGGCCGACTCGTCCAGGTCGGCCTCCTCGGGGAGGACGCGACCATCCCGCTCAACGCCATCGTCAGCGACGAGATAACGCTCCTCGGCGGCCGCGGCCAGGCCGGGGACGTCGAGAAGGCAATGAACGTTCTCGAACGGAACGCCGAGGACGTCGCCCGAATCAACTCGCACACGTTCGGTATCTCCGAAGCGGAGACAGCGATCAACCGGCAGCTTCCCGGCGACGAGTTCGATTCCGAGATTGTGCACGCGGTACTCGTCCCGGACGAGCGCTAA
- a CDS encoding amidohydrolase family protein, with protein MSQEQVDESTANSQMIIDCDLHQSYRSPDEISRYLPKRYDYRGVRIPTLTYGNPAGFGREDALPDDTDDFEYAGSEYSKFKENHLDRYGIDYALLTGHAHFNINALPNRDYAVELARAHNKWLINDWLPKDDRFRGSLHVAMQDPEATAAMIREQGTHPDIVQILIQGGSTQVPLGDPQYWPVYEAAAELDLPVALHVSSEGEANTGSPTGAGFPNTYLEWHTTFPAVFMGQLASIIAEGVFEEFTDLKFVFTECGYTWVPFFMWRMDEEWRATRAQVPWLEQAPSEYIREHVRFTTQPVHAPERPHQFKQILEMMHADETLMFASDYPHWDSDSPEHALPNLPDDLTDRIYYENAAELYGLSA; from the coding sequence ATGTCTCAAGAGCAGGTGGACGAATCCACAGCGAATAGCCAGATGATTATCGACTGCGACCTTCACCAGAGCTACAGGTCGCCGGATGAAATTTCCAGATACCTGCCGAAACGGTACGATTATCGAGGGGTTCGAATCCCAACACTGACCTATGGAAACCCAGCGGGGTTCGGTCGAGAGGATGCACTCCCTGATGATACAGACGACTTCGAGTATGCAGGCTCCGAGTACTCGAAGTTCAAGGAGAACCACCTTGACCGGTACGGCATTGACTATGCGCTCCTCACCGGTCACGCCCACTTCAATATTAACGCCCTTCCGAACAGGGATTATGCGGTCGAACTCGCTCGAGCACACAACAAGTGGCTGATCAATGACTGGCTTCCGAAGGATGACCGGTTCCGAGGTTCATTGCACGTGGCGATGCAAGACCCCGAGGCGACCGCGGCGATGATCCGTGAACAGGGGACGCACCCGGACATCGTCCAGATCCTCATTCAGGGCGGTAGCACACAGGTCCCGCTGGGTGACCCCCAGTATTGGCCTGTCTACGAAGCTGCAGCCGAGCTAGACCTCCCAGTCGCCCTGCACGTTTCCTCAGAAGGGGAGGCGAACACAGGGTCGCCAACCGGCGCGGGCTTTCCAAATACCTACCTCGAGTGGCACACCACGTTTCCGGCCGTCTTCATGGGGCAACTCGCGAGTATCATCGCTGAAGGGGTGTTTGAAGAGTTCACCGACTTAAAATTCGTCTTTACCGAATGTGGCTACACCTGGGTGCCGTTTTTCATGTGGCGTATGGACGAGGAGTGGCGAGCCACGCGGGCTCAGGTACCGTGGTTAGAGCAAGCCCCAAGCGAGTATATCAGGGAGCATGTTCGTTTTACGACTCAACCCGTACACGCCCCAGAGAGGCCACATCAATTCAAACAGATCCTCGAGATGATGCACGCAGACGAGACGTTAATGTTCGCCAGCGACTACCCTCATTGGGATTCGGATTCACCCGAACACGCGCTGCCGAACCTTCCCGATGATCTCACCGACCGCATCTACTACGAGAACGCCGCGGAACTGTACGGGCTGAGCGCCTAA
- a CDS encoding cupin domain-containing protein produces the protein MRIEYDSDPTYSLEERPKASVVRFNEVTPATRHSSDVGCNFKHLVWRYEFHGSQWFDGLELLKVDPGTYTDFLSHREDVEGPLERVLRVFSGRAVIRTEHWDEPLERFDHVAVPTGAAYQLGNTGVEPLWVGSWYSTGGNGASPETMLEPADRTGARAEYERIMAVRDERGLSTPPGDDGDDVDSPNVDRPDPTVEAFADAQPKTRYEAPEVGCNADWLAWMTNFDVLEWISDSSVMKLEPGGYTSLHTHFDNEGPHEELYWVMAGEARLVTEYRDERLCRFDSAFFPTGNPHAIGNVGTDTLWVGAWGARGGIEGEFDVSDLEISDRPGQTQEYERVMAARKHRGLSLPPNVEVDDA, from the coding sequence ATGCGGATCGAGTACGACTCCGATCCGACTTACTCGCTCGAGGAGCGACCGAAGGCCAGCGTCGTGCGGTTTAACGAAGTAACCCCGGCGACCCGTCACTCGTCCGATGTCGGGTGTAACTTCAAGCACCTCGTCTGGCGGTACGAGTTCCACGGCTCCCAGTGGTTCGACGGCCTGGAACTCCTCAAAGTCGACCCGGGGACATATACTGACTTCCTCTCCCACCGGGAGGACGTGGAAGGCCCCCTGGAGCGAGTGCTGCGCGTGTTCTCCGGGCGCGCCGTGATCAGGACCGAGCACTGGGACGAACCACTCGAGCGCTTCGACCACGTCGCCGTGCCGACAGGCGCGGCCTACCAGCTCGGGAACACCGGTGTGGAGCCACTCTGGGTCGGCTCGTGGTACTCCACTGGCGGGAACGGCGCATCGCCGGAGACGATGCTCGAACCCGCCGATAGGACTGGTGCCCGGGCGGAGTACGAGCGAATCATGGCTGTCCGAGACGAGCGCGGGCTCTCGACCCCGCCGGGCGACGACGGTGACGACGTCGACTCTCCGAACGTAGACCGACCCGACCCGACGGTGGAAGCGTTCGCCGACGCCCAGCCCAAGACACGATACGAAGCGCCGGAGGTTGGTTGCAACGCCGACTGGCTGGCATGGATGACGAACTTCGACGTACTCGAGTGGATATCGGATAGCTCCGTAATGAAGCTGGAGCCAGGCGGATACACGAGCCTCCATACGCACTTCGACAATGAGGGCCCTCACGAGGAGCTCTACTGGGTGATGGCGGGCGAGGCGCGGCTCGTGACGGAGTACCGTGACGAGCGGCTGTGTCGTTTCGACTCCGCGTTCTTCCCAACCGGGAATCCACACGCCATTGGGAACGTCGGTACAGACACGCTGTGGGTCGGGGCGTGGGGCGCCCGCGGCGGCATCGAGGGCGAGTTCGACGTCTCCGACCTCGAGATATCCGACCGACCCGGACAGACCCAGGAGTACGAACGCGTAATGGCCGCCCGGAAGCACCGCGGGCTCTCGCTTCCTCCGAACGTCGAAGTCGACGACGCGTAA
- a CDS encoding zinc-dependent alcohol dehydrogenase has product MQTTESMVLHEPGRLEPETFDVPDVSDYGALLEVETTSVCGSDIGIYKGKSPFDSFPLLLGHEVAGRIVDGAEETLERWGLEVGDRVMPEPYIPCFDCQDCQRGHYHMCDENRSYGVTLSATEPPHLWGGYGEYMYLDPDSRLHPISDDVSGRAACLGSVIGNGVRWILRKGDVSPGDSVAIVGPGAQGLASTIVAAEAGADPVVVLGLEQDDTKLDLAADIGATETLYSDQDNIAERALEPTDGEGFDVVVVTAPASPAIQLGIDLVRPRGTAVLVGLTGSETSVELDRIVVDEISVLGGRGQALDVERAMAILERNADDVERINSHVFPVSEAETAIKRQLPGDAFDPEIVHAALSPE; this is encoded by the coding sequence ATGCAGACAACCGAATCAATGGTCCTTCACGAGCCCGGGCGCCTCGAACCCGAGACGTTCGACGTCCCGGACGTCTCGGACTACGGTGCTCTCCTTGAGGTCGAAACAACGTCAGTCTGTGGCTCCGATATCGGCATCTACAAAGGAAAGTCACCGTTCGACTCGTTCCCCCTGCTACTCGGCCATGAGGTGGCCGGACGCATCGTCGACGGTGCTGAGGAGACCCTTGAGCGCTGGGGACTCGAAGTCGGCGACCGCGTCATGCCCGAACCCTACATCCCGTGTTTCGACTGCCAGGACTGTCAGCGCGGTCACTACCACATGTGTGATGAGAATCGCAGCTACGGAGTCACGCTCTCCGCAACGGAGCCACCGCACCTGTGGGGAGGCTACGGCGAATATATGTACCTCGACCCGGACTCGCGCCTCCACCCCATCAGTGACGACGTCTCGGGCCGTGCAGCGTGTCTGGGCAGTGTCATCGGAAACGGCGTTCGCTGGATCCTACGGAAGGGGGACGTTTCACCTGGCGACAGTGTCGCCATCGTTGGCCCAGGTGCGCAAGGGCTAGCCTCGACCATCGTCGCCGCGGAGGCGGGCGCCGATCCGGTGGTCGTACTCGGACTCGAACAAGACGACACTAAACTCGATCTCGCTGCGGACATCGGGGCGACCGAAACGTTGTATTCCGATCAAGACAACATCGCCGAGCGCGCACTCGAGCCGACCGATGGCGAGGGGTTCGACGTAGTCGTCGTCACCGCTCCGGCGTCACCAGCGATTCAGCTCGGGATCGACCTAGTGCGGCCGCGCGGTACGGCCGTCCTCGTCGGTCTGACTGGAAGCGAGACCTCGGTCGAGCTAGACCGAATTGTCGTCGATGAAATCTCTGTCTTGGGTGGTCGTGGGCAGGCGCTCGATGTCGAACGCGCAATGGCGATTCTCGAACGCAACGCTGACGACGTCGAGCGGATCAATTCACATGTGTTCCCTGTTTCGGAGGCCGAAACGGCAATCAAACGCCAACTTCCAGGAGACGCGTTCGATCCGGAGATCGTTCACGCCGCACTCTCTCCAGAATAA
- a CDS encoding universal stress protein, with product MYSVLVPIGTADAGVSRAVETIASFPGRDELSVVIVHVARDVDFIGSDGSYVSLDQEDLSLPSAVESAMEAFEDRGISAQLVVREGDEVDEILETINDESIDQVVVPDKRRSPVGKVIFGGTTLSLIRNSPAPVTVVPSPNVK from the coding sequence ATGTATTCGGTACTCGTACCGATTGGAACGGCTGACGCTGGCGTATCACGCGCAGTAGAGACGATTGCATCGTTTCCTGGACGAGACGAACTTTCTGTGGTCATCGTCCACGTGGCTCGAGACGTCGACTTCATTGGATCGGACGGAAGCTACGTCTCGCTGGATCAGGAGGATCTCTCGCTCCCGTCTGCGGTCGAGTCGGCAATGGAGGCGTTCGAGGACAGAGGTATCTCGGCGCAGTTAGTCGTTCGCGAGGGTGACGAAGTCGACGAAATTCTGGAGACGATCAACGACGAATCGATCGACCAGGTCGTCGTCCCCGACAAGCGGCGTTCGCCGGTCGGGAAGGTCATTTTCGGAGGAACAACACTGTCCTTAATCCGGAACTCGCCCGCACCGGTGACTGTCGTTCCGTCACCGAATGTGAAATGA